One Flammeovirga agarivorans DNA window includes the following coding sequences:
- a CDS encoding DUF4296 domain-containing protein — MKRLLNVLALAILLVSCGPKKGPEAPADLLSKDVMINVLVDLYKAEATVSTQHLPKDEAMNAYAKLEGSIYTKNNVDSTVFNRSYDFYLKSRVDEAAEIQKAVVDKLKFEKEDLSAAKASQDLK; from the coding sequence ATGAAAAGATTATTGAATGTACTTGCGTTAGCAATTTTACTTGTAAGCTGTGGTCCTAAAAAAGGTCCAGAAGCACCTGCAGATCTTTTATCAAAAGATGTGATGATCAATGTTTTGGTCGATTTATACAAAGCAGAGGCAACAGTTTCTACGCAACACCTTCCAAAGGATGAAGCAATGAACGCTTATGCTAAATTAGAAGGTAGTATTTATACCAAAAACAATGTAGATTCAACAGTCTTTAATAGAAGTTACGATTTCTATTTGAAAAGCAGAGTTGATGAAGCTGCAGAAATCCAAAAAGCTGTAGTAGATAAACTTAAGTTTGAGAAAGAAGATTTATCAGCAGCAAAAGCATCACAGGATCTAAAATAA
- a CDS encoding fumarate hydratase — MSDFFYQKPFPIKKDTTKYRLLTKDYVSTIEVDGRKFLKVDPKGLELLSKEAMADVSFYLRTAHLEKVAKILDDPEASDNDRFVARTLLENAAVAAEGQLPSCQDTGTAIVMAKKGEGVITGSNDAEALSKGIYETYQSRNLRYSQVVPLTMTEEKNTGTNLPAQIDIYSEQGNSYEFLFMAKGGGSANKTFLYQQTKALLNEESLTAFVKEKLKSIGTAACPPYHLAFVVGGTSAEANMATVKKASAGYYDHLPTEGNMGGQAFRDVEWEEKIQKICQESLIGAQFGGKYFTHDVKVVRLPRHAASCPVGIGVSCSADRNIKAKINEDGIWLEELERNPRRLIPTEESQMDNPVEIDLNRPMEEVLAELTKYPIKTRLNLKGTLIVARDIAHARIKQMLDNGEEMPEYFKNHPIYYAGPAKTPEGMPSGSFGPTTAGRMDPYVGPFQAKRGSMIMLAKGNRSQQVTDACNEHGGFYLGSIGGPAAILAKENIKSVELVDFEDLGMEAVRKIEIENFPAFIIVDDKGNDFFAEL; from the coding sequence ATGAGCGATTTTTTCTATCAAAAGCCTTTCCCAATAAAGAAAGACACAACGAAGTATAGATTACTTACAAAGGATTATGTATCAACTATCGAAGTAGACGGACGTAAATTTTTAAAAGTAGATCCAAAAGGATTGGAGTTACTTTCTAAAGAAGCGATGGCAGATGTTTCATTCTACCTTCGTACTGCCCACTTAGAAAAAGTTGCTAAAATCTTAGATGATCCTGAAGCATCAGACAACGATCGTTTCGTTGCTCGTACATTATTAGAAAATGCTGCAGTTGCAGCAGAAGGTCAACTGCCATCTTGCCAAGATACAGGTACTGCTATCGTAATGGCTAAAAAAGGTGAAGGTGTAATTACTGGTTCTAATGATGCTGAAGCTTTATCAAAAGGTATCTATGAAACATACCAATCAAGAAACTTAAGATACTCACAAGTGGTTCCATTAACCATGACTGAGGAAAAAAATACAGGTACGAACCTTCCTGCACAAATTGATATTTACTCTGAGCAAGGTAACTCGTATGAGTTCTTGTTCATGGCTAAAGGTGGTGGTTCTGCCAACAAAACATTCTTATACCAACAAACTAAGGCTTTACTAAACGAAGAGAGCTTAACAGCTTTTGTAAAAGAAAAGCTAAAGTCTATTGGTACTGCAGCATGTCCTCCATATCACTTGGCATTTGTAGTAGGTGGTACTTCTGCTGAAGCAAATATGGCTACTGTAAAGAAAGCATCAGCAGGTTACTATGACCATTTACCAACAGAAGGTAATATGGGAGGTCAAGCTTTCCGTGATGTTGAATGGGAAGAAAAAATCCAAAAAATCTGTCAGGAAAGTTTAATTGGTGCACAATTCGGTGGTAAATACTTTACACATGATGTAAAAGTAGTTCGTTTACCTCGTCATGCTGCTTCTTGTCCTGTTGGTATTGGTGTTTCTTGTTCAGCAGACCGTAACATCAAAGCAAAAATCAATGAGGATGGTATTTGGTTAGAAGAATTAGAAAGAAACCCTCGTCGTTTAATTCCTACAGAAGAATCACAAATGGACAATCCTGTAGAAATCGACTTGAACCGTCCAATGGAAGAAGTATTAGCAGAGTTAACGAAGTACCCTATCAAAACTCGTTTGAATTTGAAAGGTACATTGATTGTTGCTCGTGATATTGCTCATGCTCGTATCAAGCAGATGTTAGATAACGGTGAGGAAATGCCTGAGTACTTCAAAAATCACCCAATTTACTATGCAGGCCCTGCGAAGACTCCAGAAGGAATGCCTTCAGGATCATTTGGACCAACTACTGCAGGTAGAATGGACCCTTACGTTGGACCTTTCCAAGCTAAACGCGGTTCTATGATTATGTTAGCTAAAGGTAACCGTTCGCAACAAGTTACAGATGCTTGTAACGAACATGGTGGATTCTACTTAGGATCTATCGGTGGTCCTGCTGCAATTCTTGCGAAAGAAAATATCAAATCGGTTGAATTGGTTGATTTCGAAGATTTAGGAATGGAAGCAGTTCGTAAGATTGAAATCGAAAACTTCCCTGCATTCATCATTGTTGATGATAAAGGAAATGATTTCTTTGCGGAACTTTAA
- a CDS encoding CatA-like O-acetyltransferase: protein MKEQNIDQWKRKEQYLFFKDYLNPNFSLTANVCIDGLIHQKEHNNASLHHLYHFYMLKVMNEIEEFRYRIINDKVYYFDEVYGGTTILKEDKTFTFCYLDWYPDFDRFTDNAKKAIDAIKKGNAFELKENDYPIIHCTTIPWVAFTNMSNPLKDSDAEFGIPKVTFGKIFQQEGKNMLPICVQAHHSLVDGYHMGQFFDRMEKYCSV, encoded by the coding sequence ATGAAAGAACAAAATATAGATCAATGGAAAAGAAAAGAACAATACCTTTTCTTTAAAGATTATTTGAACCCTAATTTTTCATTGACAGCGAATGTTTGTATCGATGGGCTGATCCATCAAAAGGAACACAACAACGCATCGCTACATCATTTATATCACTTTTATATGCTTAAAGTGATGAATGAAATTGAAGAATTTAGATATAGAATCATCAACGATAAAGTATATTATTTTGATGAAGTATATGGTGGGACTACAATATTAAAAGAAGATAAAACCTTTACATTCTGCTACCTCGATTGGTATCCTGATTTTGATCGCTTTACCGACAATGCAAAAAAAGCTATTGATGCTATTAAAAAAGGGAATGCTTTTGAGTTAAAAGAAAACGATTATCCCATTATTCATTGTACAACAATACCATGGGTTGCATTTACAAATATGAGTAACCCTTTGAAGGATAGCGATGCAGAATTTGGCATTCCGAAAGTTACTTTTGGAAAAATCTTTCAACAAGAAGGAAAAAATATGCTTCCTATATGTGTACAAGCTCATCACTCTTTAGTTGATGGATATCATATGGGACAGTTTTTTGATCGAATGGAAAAATATTGTTCTGTATAA
- a CDS encoding B12-binding domain-containing radical SAM protein, which yields MSNIKTLLITPPLTQLNTPYPATAYLKGFLREKNISADQVDLGLELVLKIFSVDGLTAIFDQAEEVIEEANDNAQRIFMLQDDYLETIHPVIQFLQNKDNTLAHSICQDSFLPRASRFKHVQNVDWTFGTMGINDKARYLATLYLEDLGDFIIETITEDFGFSRYAERIAMSATSFTPIDDALHEPMHLLDEWLLEILDEKLQNSQPDLVAFTVPFPGNLYGGLKCGKYIKENYPEINIAMGGGYPNTELRSLQDPRVFQYLDFITLDDGEGPLLNLLKYLEGNISSKQLQRTYMLNEEGEVHFIDQKVQDVITHSEVGTPDYSDLLLDQYLSVIDVANPMHRLWNDGRWNKLTVAHGCYWKKCTFCDISLDYIGRYDPAPAKMIVDRIEQIVNETGQTGFHFVDEAAPPLALRDIAIEIIRRGTKITWWGNIRFEKTFTPDLCALLAASGCVAVSGGIEVASDRLLELMKKGVTIKQAAQVTKAFSAAGIMVHAYLMYGFPTQNTQETIDSLEVVRQLFANHCLQSGFWHRFAMTAHAPVGLNPNDYKVEQEEFKFEGFAWNDIPHKDPTGANHERFGEGLRTSIFNYMHGLELDLPVQQWFDFSTSSTTLSPTLIEEALTENTKSDDQLVKHSVLWLGKSPMVEIDEEDQWGKLIFINKKEDLEIETSDVLADWVAGMMDSFSIYSDDPYLKIETIKDDFENETGLDFSELIESELWQILRENGLLIVRI from the coding sequence ATGAGTAACATCAAAACATTATTAATTACCCCTCCATTAACACAGCTGAATACACCTTATCCAGCAACAGCTTATTTGAAGGGATTTTTAAGAGAAAAAAATATTAGTGCAGATCAAGTAGACCTTGGTTTAGAACTAGTATTAAAAATTTTCAGTGTTGATGGATTAACAGCAATTTTTGATCAGGCTGAAGAAGTAATCGAAGAAGCAAACGATAATGCTCAGCGTATTTTTATGTTACAGGATGATTACTTGGAAACCATACATCCAGTTATCCAATTTTTACAAAATAAAGACAATACCTTAGCACATAGTATTTGTCAAGATAGCTTCTTGCCTAGAGCATCAAGGTTCAAACATGTACAGAATGTTGACTGGACTTTTGGTACTATGGGGATCAATGACAAAGCGAGATACCTTGCAACTCTTTATTTAGAAGATCTTGGTGACTTTATCATTGAAACCATCACGGAAGATTTTGGCTTTAGTAGATATGCTGAAAGAATTGCTATGTCAGCAACAAGCTTTACCCCGATCGATGACGCATTACATGAACCAATGCATTTACTTGATGAATGGCTATTAGAAATTCTGGATGAAAAACTACAAAACTCTCAACCAGATTTAGTCGCTTTTACAGTACCATTCCCAGGGAACCTATATGGAGGACTAAAATGTGGTAAGTATATAAAGGAAAATTATCCTGAAATAAACATAGCAATGGGTGGTGGTTATCCTAATACTGAATTGCGTTCATTACAAGATCCAAGAGTATTTCAATATTTGGACTTTATCACATTAGATGATGGAGAAGGCCCACTTCTAAATCTACTTAAGTATTTAGAAGGAAACATCTCTTCCAAGCAGCTCCAAAGAACCTACATGCTTAATGAAGAAGGAGAAGTTCATTTTATTGATCAAAAAGTACAGGATGTAATTACACACTCTGAAGTTGGCACACCAGATTATAGCGACTTATTATTAGACCAATACCTATCGGTAATTGATGTCGCGAATCCTATGCATCGTTTATGGAATGATGGAAGATGGAATAAGCTCACCGTTGCTCATGGCTGTTACTGGAAAAAATGTACTTTCTGTGATATCTCTTTAGACTATATCGGAAGATATGATCCTGCCCCAGCCAAAATGATTGTTGACCGTATTGAACAAATTGTTAATGAAACAGGACAAACTGGTTTTCATTTTGTAGACGAAGCTGCTCCTCCATTAGCACTAAGAGATATTGCTATTGAGATTATCCGGAGAGGAACAAAGATTACATGGTGGGGTAATATACGTTTTGAAAAAACATTTACTCCCGACCTATGTGCATTGCTAGCGGCATCAGGATGTGTTGCAGTTTCAGGTGGTATAGAAGTGGCATCCGATCGTCTTCTGGAATTGATGAAAAAAGGTGTAACTATCAAACAAGCAGCACAAGTAACAAAAGCTTTTAGTGCTGCAGGTATTATGGTTCATGCTTATTTGATGTATGGCTTTCCTACTCAAAACACACAAGAAACTATCGACTCATTAGAAGTTGTAAGACAATTATTCGCCAATCATTGTTTACAATCAGGTTTCTGGCACCGTTTTGCAATGACGGCACATGCACCTGTAGGTTTAAATCCTAATGACTATAAAGTAGAACAAGAAGAGTTTAAATTTGAAGGATTCGCATGGAATGATATTCCTCACAAAGATCCTACAGGAGCCAACCATGAACGCTTTGGCGAAGGGCTAAGAACTTCCATCTTCAATTATATGCATGGTTTAGAACTGGACTTACCTGTTCAACAATGGTTCGATTTCTCTACTTCGTCAACAACTCTGTCTCCAACACTAATTGAAGAAGCACTTACTGAAAATACAAAAAGTGACGACCAATTAGTAAAACACTCTGTATTATGGTTGGGAAAATCTCCTATGGTAGAGATAGACGAAGAGGATCAATGGGGAAAACTTATCTTTATTAATAAGAAAGAAGACCTTGAAATTGAAACTTCAGATGTTCTTGCAGACTGGGTGGCCGGTATGATGGATTCTTTCAGTATCTATAGCGATGATCCTTATTTAAAAATCGAAACGATTAAAGACGATTTCGAAAATGAGACAGGTTTAGACTTTAGTGAATTAATTGAGAGTGAACTGTGGCAAATATTAAGAGAAAATGGGCTCTTAATCGTGAGAATTTAA
- a CDS encoding LytR/AlgR family response regulator transcription factor codes for MVDLKCVIVDDEEVSRMVVRDFVKRTEGLELAGEFDNAVSAYEVLKNTAVDLLFLDIEMPQMTGIELVQSLEKLPQVILITGRRDFGAEAYEYNLTDYLIKPITYPRFLKAVEKAKQSIENSDQSLVDKSSDDTLFVKADNKIVKLSLGDIFFVEALSDYMLINTKDRKYVIHSTMKALEKKFPDNFIRVHRSYIVNLEKVNTIEDMQIVMPQKEIPIGNSYKSNFLSKLNFL; via the coding sequence ATGGTCGATTTAAAATGTGTTATTGTAGACGATGAAGAGGTATCTCGTATGGTTGTACGAGACTTTGTAAAACGTACCGAAGGGTTAGAACTTGCCGGTGAGTTTGACAATGCTGTATCTGCATATGAAGTTCTCAAAAACACTGCTGTCGATTTATTATTTTTAGATATTGAGATGCCTCAAATGACAGGGATCGAGTTGGTACAATCCTTAGAAAAACTACCTCAAGTAATTCTAATTACAGGTCGACGTGATTTTGGAGCAGAAGCTTATGAATACAATTTGACAGACTATTTGATCAAGCCAATAACCTACCCTCGTTTTCTAAAAGCGGTAGAAAAGGCCAAACAGTCCATCGAAAATAGTGATCAAAGTTTAGTAGATAAAAGTAGTGATGATACATTATTTGTAAAAGCAGATAACAAAATTGTAAAGCTCTCTTTAGGCGATATCTTTTTTGTTGAAGCTCTTTCAGATTACATGTTAATTAATACAAAGGATCGAAAGTATGTGATCCACTCTACTATGAAAGCATTAGAAAAAAAGTTTCCAGATAATTTTATTCGAGTTCATCGCTCTTATATCGTTAATCTGGAAAAAGTAAATACAATAGAGGATATGCAAATTGTGATGCCTCAAAAAGAAATTCCGATTGGTAATAGCTACAAAAGTAACTTCCTTTCAAAACTGAATTTCTTGTAA
- the mgtE gene encoding magnesium transporter, producing MTVTNSEQRYEIVKGLIDQGEWDALSGVLEKLPTIEIVEILEKVDEDHMVTVFSLFSKKEKAQIFGELSHDLQYFIFNTLDKRSFSKVFEDMRSDERADFYQRLEVDEQSALLPYINKKVRSNVIELSGYEADSAGGIMTTDFATVRNWMTVREAVDKIKVDSPGKKMIYYAYVVDNEKVLLGFVTLKDLIIADLQDKIEDLIHVDFVAADVHEDRENVAKMIEKYNLLALPIINSDRKLVGIVRHDDAMDVIVAEQTEDMERLMGIQPNAEEDEDESYLDLPVVKHFKKRVIWLVSLAIMGMISGLILHHFEEALDKMVILALYMPMLADTGGNAGSQAATVVIRALSLGEVTTKDWAKITFKEVRISMLLSICLSAIAYIKVSLLSFDTVLPDGLSLAYVAFIICLALAIQVVTSSLIGAGLPLIVRKFGGDPAVVASPAITTIVDVTGLLIYFSLATTFLLH from the coding sequence ATGACGGTTACAAACAGTGAACAGAGATATGAAATTGTAAAGGGACTCATAGACCAAGGAGAATGGGATGCACTAAGTGGTGTTTTAGAAAAACTACCTACCATTGAAATTGTAGAGATCCTTGAAAAAGTAGATGAAGACCATATGGTTACTGTCTTCTCGTTATTTTCTAAAAAGGAAAAAGCACAAATCTTTGGAGAGCTTTCTCATGACCTTCAATATTTTATATTTAATACTCTAGATAAAAGATCTTTTTCAAAAGTTTTTGAAGACATGCGTTCTGACGAACGAGCGGATTTTTATCAGAGGTTGGAAGTCGATGAGCAATCGGCCTTATTGCCCTATATCAACAAAAAGGTAAGAAGTAATGTAATAGAACTTAGTGGATACGAAGCAGATTCTGCTGGGGGTATCATGACGACAGACTTTGCTACAGTTCGAAACTGGATGACTGTAAGAGAGGCTGTAGATAAAATTAAGGTCGACTCACCAGGTAAGAAAATGATCTATTATGCTTATGTAGTAGACAACGAAAAAGTATTGCTGGGGTTTGTGACTCTAAAAGACCTGATCATAGCCGATTTACAAGATAAAATTGAGGATCTTATTCATGTTGATTTTGTCGCAGCTGATGTTCATGAGGATAGAGAGAATGTAGCTAAAATGATTGAAAAATATAATCTATTAGCACTTCCTATTATTAATTCAGACCGTAAACTAGTTGGTATTGTTCGACATGATGATGCAATGGATGTTATCGTTGCCGAACAAACTGAGGATATGGAACGTCTGATGGGTATTCAACCTAATGCAGAAGAAGATGAGGATGAAAGTTATCTAGATTTACCTGTCGTCAAGCATTTTAAAAAAAGGGTCATTTGGTTGGTTTCATTGGCCATTATGGGAATGATTTCCGGACTGATCCTTCATCATTTTGAAGAGGCATTGGATAAGATGGTGATATTAGCTTTATATATGCCTATGCTTGCTGATACTGGAGGTAACGCGGGTAGTCAGGCGGCAACAGTGGTTATTCGGGCATTATCTTTAGGAGAAGTCACCACTAAAGATTGGGCAAAGATTACTTTTAAAGAAGTAAGGATATCGATGTTGTTATCCATTTGTCTTTCTGCAATAGCTTATATCAAGGTTTCTTTATTATCATTCGATACGGTTTTACCCGATGGTCTATCACTCGCTTATGTAGCTTTTATTATCTGTCTTGCTTTAGCGATACAAGTAGTTACTTCTTCGTTGATAGGAGCTGGGTTACCGCTTATTGTTCGAAAATTTGGAGGAGATCCCGCTGTCGTTGCAAGTCCGGCGATCACCACCATTGTGGATGTTACAGGTCTTTTAATTTACTTCAGCCTAGCCACCACATTTTTGTTACATTGA
- the nhaD gene encoding sodium:proton antiporter NhaD has translation MMYYLMLEVFIFGYILIVLEHNVHINKAATALIMGAGLWALYAIGADEILSLGHSESWKHWLEAGHVKGHESIINFIVHHELTEHLSEMASIVFFLMGAMTIVEVIDEYQGFRIITNRIRVTNKPKLLAIISLMTFFLSAALDNLTTTIVIVAVLNKLVQDKETRWYFASMVVISANAGGAWSPIGDVTTIMLWIGGQITALKIMEEIFMPSLVAMLVPLGVLMLKLKGEIDPPDMSDDETKAFIPLKDRIIVLTAGLCALMAVPVIKSYTHLPPFIGMLLGLGVMWFMTDFKLHSKTAEDKRLLNVGRILKKIDMPTVLFLMGILLAVGALSSAGHLNVMAGFMQEHFTDIYFQNTLIGVLSAIVDNVPIVAAFMGMYPIAEAGATGELANFVVDGKFWEMLAYASGTGGSILIIGSAAGVAAMGMERISFTWYFKNIAWVATLGYLGGIALFYLEMLFM, from the coding sequence ATGATGTACTACCTAATGCTCGAAGTTTTTATCTTCGGGTATATACTGATTGTGTTAGAACATAACGTTCATATCAACAAAGCAGCGACCGCTTTAATAATGGGTGCCGGGTTGTGGGCACTGTATGCAATTGGCGCTGATGAAATATTATCCCTTGGACATAGCGAGTCATGGAAGCATTGGTTAGAAGCAGGCCATGTAAAAGGACATGAATCCATTATCAATTTTATTGTTCATCATGAATTGACAGAACATTTGTCGGAGATGGCTTCCATCGTTTTCTTCTTAATGGGAGCAATGACAATTGTTGAAGTAATAGATGAATACCAAGGTTTTCGAATTATTACCAATAGAATCCGAGTAACAAATAAACCAAAACTGTTGGCCATTATCTCCTTAATGACATTTTTCTTATCCGCAGCGTTGGATAACTTAACCACAACAATTGTCATCGTAGCTGTACTGAATAAGCTAGTTCAAGACAAAGAAACTCGATGGTATTTTGCCAGTATGGTAGTGATATCAGCCAATGCGGGTGGTGCTTGGTCACCAATTGGTGATGTTACAACGATTATGCTTTGGATTGGTGGGCAAATCACAGCCTTAAAAATTATGGAAGAAATATTTATGCCTTCCTTAGTAGCGATGTTGGTTCCATTGGGAGTTTTAATGTTAAAACTTAAAGGTGAAATAGATCCTCCAGATATGTCGGATGATGAGACAAAAGCCTTTATTCCTTTAAAAGATAGAATTATTGTTTTAACAGCTGGTCTTTGTGCTTTAATGGCTGTACCTGTAATAAAATCATATACACATTTGCCTCCATTTATAGGGATGCTTTTAGGTTTGGGAGTGATGTGGTTTATGACAGATTTTAAGTTACACTCTAAAACAGCAGAAGATAAACGTCTATTGAATGTTGGTAGAATCTTAAAAAAGATTGACATGCCAACGGTACTATTTTTAATGGGTATTCTATTAGCTGTAGGAGCATTAAGTTCTGCAGGTCATTTAAATGTAATGGCTGGTTTTATGCAAGAACATTTTACTGATATTTATTTCCAGAATACATTAATTGGTGTGCTATCGGCAATCGTAGATAACGTTCCAATTGTTGCAGCATTTATGGGAATGTATCCAATTGCTGAAGCTGGAGCAACTGGCGAATTAGCCAACTTTGTAGTTGATGGTAAATTCTGGGAAATGTTAGCTTATGCATCAGGAACAGGAGGATCGATTTTAATCATTGGTTCTGCTGCAGGTGTTGCAGCTATGGGAATGGAACGTATCAGTTTTACTTGGTATTTCAAAAATATCGCTTGGGTAGCCACATTAGGTTATTTAGGTGGTATTGCATTATTCTATTTAGAAATGCTGTTCATGTAA
- a CDS encoding riboflavin synthase gives MFTGIIEDLGTIIKIEKDQENTIFTVESSISKELKIDQSLAHNGVCLTVTHIEGDQHQVVAIHETLQKTNLGDWKEGDVVNLERSMPSHGRFDGHIVQGHVDQIGECVNVQDEQGSWRFTFQYDPSTKNFTVEKGSVCVNGASLTVVDDAKGQFSVAIIPYTFEHTNFHKIQKGTKVNLEFDILGKYIQKLKTLDL, from the coding sequence ATGTTTACAGGTATAATAGAAGACTTGGGAACTATCATCAAAATAGAGAAAGACCAAGAAAATACGATTTTTACTGTTGAATCTTCAATATCCAAAGAACTAAAAATAGATCAAAGTTTAGCACACAACGGTGTTTGTCTTACTGTCACTCATATTGAAGGTGATCAACACCAAGTGGTTGCCATCCATGAAACTTTACAAAAGACAAATTTAGGAGATTGGAAAGAAGGAGATGTCGTTAATTTAGAACGTAGTATGCCATCTCATGGTAGATTTGACGGACATATTGTACAAGGACATGTGGACCAAATTGGTGAATGTGTAAATGTACAAGATGAGCAAGGAAGTTGGAGATTTACTTTCCAATACGATCCTTCAACGAAAAACTTTACGGTAGAGAAAGGTTCTGTTTGTGTTAATGGAGCAAGCCTTACTGTTGTAGATGATGCAAAAGGACAATTTAGCGTAGCTATTATTCCTTATACTTTTGAACACACAAACTTCCATAAAATTCAAAAAGGGACAAAAGTAAACTTAGAATTTGATATATTAGGAAAATACATTCAAAAGTTAAAAACCTTAGATCTTTAA
- a CDS encoding helix-turn-helix transcriptional regulator produces MLNININSITNFLEGLSDQMEASISNNTLFFPSNYGRGFIKQVELNNGLIFQEEKFVIYEDMFLTRSIDKQENYLSLYFLIHSPLLTYNPQSKDWAQQKLLFFDEDYRFNQYYPAYLNIHQYHLFIHKNKLNEICERYEFPKGLYEHYLSDQRWLFQASHSLEIRNLIKQFVELDIETPVDKSLFHQNLETLILWSLKRINENKEGRVNKIYQQDLQVVLEVGNLLLQDHENEMTIQEITQKYAIGERKLQRLFKSHFGESMNSYRKRMKLEQGRQMLEQGLFTITEVSYQLGYSSPSHFSKIFKDHFGESPNSII; encoded by the coding sequence ATGCTGAATATAAATATTAACTCTATTACAAACTTCCTTGAGGGACTAAGTGATCAAATGGAAGCATCTATAAGTAACAATACTTTATTTTTTCCTTCTAATTATGGTCGAGGATTTATAAAGCAAGTAGAGTTAAACAATGGTTTAATTTTTCAGGAAGAGAAGTTTGTGATTTATGAAGATATGTTCCTTACAAGAAGTATCGATAAGCAAGAGAATTATTTATCACTTTACTTTTTGATACACTCACCTTTATTAACCTATAATCCCCAAAGTAAAGATTGGGCTCAGCAGAAACTTCTTTTCTTTGATGAAGATTATCGATTCAATCAATATTACCCAGCATACCTTAATATACATCAGTATCATTTATTCATTCATAAAAATAAATTGAATGAAATCTGTGAAAGATATGAGTTTCCAAAAGGATTATATGAACACTACTTGAGTGATCAGAGATGGTTATTTCAGGCTTCACATTCCTTAGAAATAAGAAACTTGATAAAGCAGTTCGTTGAACTTGATATTGAAACACCTGTAGATAAAAGTCTATTTCATCAAAACTTGGAGACTTTAATTCTTTGGTCTTTAAAAAGGATCAATGAAAATAAAGAAGGGAGAGTCAATAAGATTTACCAACAAGATCTTCAAGTAGTTTTAGAGGTCGGTAATTTGTTACTACAAGACCATGAGAATGAAATGACGATTCAAGAAATAACCCAAAAGTATGCTATTGGTGAGCGCAAACTTCAACGATTATTTAAATCCCATTTTGGAGAGTCTATGAACTCCTATAGAAAAAGAATGAAGTTGGAACAAGGGAGACAAATGTTAGAGCAAGGTCTTTTTACAATCACTGAAGTCTCTTACCAATTAGGTTATAGTTCTCCTAGCCATTTTTCTAAGATTTTTAAAGATCACTTTGGGGAAAGTCCTAATAGTATCATTTGA
- a CDS encoding alpha/beta hydrolase: MKKVIYYLTVVLFSSVLLFNDVVYANDKYEVEIERNIKYGEGFILKDGQPTSVDLLMNIYKPITSDHKQRPAVFFTYGGAFQRGTPHERYEIDGQQDTSPEEYCKRLAQEGYVCFAINYRVTPDLPIPHLKGINESTLLNRDGIKLMMDRASQVRADMNLPPLDPKNPSHIKIQSDAVLAAAEDLQSAVQYVKQNAEELSVDKNKIIIGGFSAGAVTSWNVAYGLKEPVTAVFLLSGAPIVFELDNIKAGENHPPILQFLAQTDLTGARIANPLMIEHYQKTGVEYEFAWVPGFGHFYPAGATSMSGDARRIPVETRLLNFIKRVVEPTI, translated from the coding sequence ATGAAGAAAGTGATTTATTATTTAACGGTAGTGTTATTCTCAAGCGTACTATTATTTAATGATGTCGTTTATGCTAATGATAAATATGAAGTTGAGATAGAAAGAAACATCAAATATGGAGAAGGTTTTATTCTTAAAGATGGTCAACCTACTTCTGTTGATCTATTGATGAATATTTATAAGCCTATCACTTCAGATCATAAGCAACGCCCAGCAGTATTTTTTACTTATGGGGGAGCATTTCAAAGAGGAACACCTCATGAACGTTATGAAATTGATGGACAACAAGATACTTCTCCGGAAGAATATTGTAAGCGATTAGCACAAGAAGGATATGTATGCTTTGCTATCAATTATAGAGTTACGCCAGATTTACCAATTCCTCATCTTAAAGGTATTAACGAGAGTACTCTTTTAAATAGAGATGGTATTAAATTAATGATGGATAGAGCATCGCAGGTACGAGCAGATATGAACTTGCCTCCATTAGATCCAAAGAATCCATCACATATAAAAATACAATCCGATGCTGTATTAGCAGCTGCCGAAGATTTGCAAAGTGCGGTTCAATATGTAAAACAAAATGCGGAGGAATTATCTGTAGATAAGAACAAGATTATTATTGGAGGTTTTTCTGCAGGGGCAGTTACTTCATGGAATGTAGCTTATGGATTAAAAGAGCCAGTTACTGCAGTATTTTTATTATCAGGAGCACCGATTGTTTTTGAGCTTGATAATATAAAGGCAGGAGAAAATCATCCTCCAATTCTTCAATTTTTAGCACAGACAGACCTTACAGGGGCAAGAATTGCCAATCCATTAATGATAGAACATTATCAGAAAACAGGTGTGGAATATGAGTTTGCTTGGGTACCCGGTTTTGGACACTTCTACCCGGCAGGGGCCACGTCTATGTCTGGTGATGCTCGACGAATTCCTGTGGAAACGAGGTTACTCAATTTTATAAAAAGAGTAGTAGAACCAACAATATAG